The genomic region CCAGAAGGGCGTGGGTCACTGACTTGGCGCATTCGGCCCGAGGGCCGCTGCGGCCTTCCTTCCGTCCTCCGCGCAAAGCCGTGCGGCGTCGGCCCAGATCCGTTTCATCCACCTGTGCAGGATTGGGGCGATCATGGGCGCCATGACGACGCCTAATACGCCGCGGCCTGCGACCACGGTGTGGATCCGCATCTTCGATGCACCGTTTCCATCATCCTCGATCCGGAACGTGTCGTTCACGACGATTGGTCCCATGAGGATCTCCGCATCGAAGGCTAGGGGCCCGACCACCTGGATTGATTCCTGGAATCTGAACCGCATGCCCATCATCTTCCAGAATGTTCGGATCTCGATCCTCCTGTCCGTCCTCGAGGTGGTTTCGATGCGGTAGGGCTGCTCTCGGCGCCGATCGGAGGTGTAGATTGCCGGGAAGTCGAGCCACCAATGGGCGACGCCGGCGGAATCTCGGGCAATGGGGACTTCGAGATCGAACTTCGCCGTCATGTCCCCTTACCGGCGTGGACACGCTTGTGGGCTTTTTCGTCGTCGCACGCACAGACCACGTCGTTTTTCAGGTCCTCGAACGCGCTGTAAGCCGCCACGACACCTTCAGCCACACCCGTGATGGCCTGCTTGAATTTCCTGTCCGTGACGTCGCCCGCCGCGTACGCGCCCGCTACAGTCGTGCGCGACTCGCGATCGATGATGATCTCATGGCGTTCATTCGTCTTGATGCCGAGGCTCTTGGCGAGATCCGAGAGAGGTATCACGCCTATCGCTACGAAAACGGCGTCCACGAGGAGCTTCGCCCCCGAAGCGGTCGCCTTGTCAAGGAGGATGCTGCGTACTTTATTGTCCCCTTCGATTCCGACGACGTTCGTGCCCGTGATGACCTCGATTTTAGGATGATCCGCGACGCGCTTCCTGTTTATCGGTTCGGCTTTGATCTCGGGACCGCGGGCGATCAGGTAGACCTTATTCGCATGCTCCGCAAGAAGAAGCGCCTCCTTTGCTGCCGAATCGCTTCCCCCCACGACCGCGACGGTCCCTCCCTTGTAGAGCGGTCCGTCGCAGAGCGCGCAATATTGGACGCCCTTGTTGCGGAACTCGTCGTGGCCGGGCACAGGGAGTTCGCGGTGCCGAGTGCCCGTGGCGAAGAGTAGCGTCGACGACTCTATCAGGCCTTCTCCCGTGTGGAGGAAGAAGCAGTTCTCGCCGCGATCGACGCTTTGCACCCACGCGTTCTTGATTTCCACTTGGGGATACGACTTCGCGTGATCCTCGAGCTTTTTCGCGAGTTCCTCACCGGTGAGTCGGATGAATCCTGGATAGTTCTCGACCGTGTCCGTGAGGGTGATCGTCCCCCCGATGTCCAGCGCGGGGGAGTGCTCCCCGGCGTTGCCGAGGACGATCGTGCGCAGGTTCAGGCGGGCCGCGTACATGGCGGCGGCGAGGCCTGTGACACCCGCACCGATGATCGCAAGGTCGTACCTGGCGGCCGCCCTCATTTGCCCGCTTCCCCGCTTTCCGCTATGGAACCGACCGCATGCCGTCCGATTTCGAGGGAGCAGCTCGGGTGAGTCCTGCACCACTGCTCGCATCGCCCGGCCAGCTCGTTTTGCATGTAGGCCAGATAGCATACCTCACAATAGTGGACGCTCGCGCCCGCAAGACGTGCTCCTTGGACCATGGCCAACTCCTACTACTTGGTCGGCGACGAGACTGCAAGGCACTCGCGGGCACTCGCGACGGCTTCGCGGAAGGCGGCT from Euryarchaeota archaeon harbors:
- a CDS encoding FAD-dependent oxidoreductase; the protein is MRAAARYDLAIIGAGVTGLAAAMYAARLNLRTIVLGNAGEHSPALDIGGTITLTDTVENYPGFIRLTGEELAKKLEDHAKSYPQVEIKNAWVQSVDRGENCFFLHTGEGLIESSTLLFATGTRHRELPVPGHDEFRNKGVQYCALCDGPLYKGGTVAVVGGSDSAAKEALLLAEHANKVYLIARGPEIKAEPINRKRVADHPKIEVITGTNVVGIEGDNKVRSILLDKATASGAKLLVDAVFVAIGVIPLSDLAKSLGIKTNERHEIIIDRESRTTVAGAYAAGDVTDRKFKQAITGVAEGVVAAYSAFEDLKNDVVCACDDEKAHKRVHAGKGT